Proteins from one Ipomoea triloba cultivar NCNSP0323 chromosome 1, ASM357664v1 genomic window:
- the LOC116000303 gene encoding CBS domain-containing protein CBSX2, chloroplastic-like: MDSIISLSGTIFAVNYRLLPCNIAHHRLSPPRHPVVLNTSSRRRRHELSEFRRPAAVPSSISATAASNSQPPKDGHYTVGDFMTRKEDLHVVKATTSVDEALDTLVEKRITGFPVIDDDWNLVGVVSDYDLLALDSISGGPQGDTNLFPDVDSTWKTFNEIQKLLNKTNGKVVGDLMTPTPLAVREHTNLEDAARLLLETKYRRLPVVDGDGKLVGIITRGNVVSAALQIKRAIEKMQ, from the exons ATGGATTCGATCATTTCCCTTTCCGGCACAATATTCGCCGTCAATTATCGTCTTCTCCCCTGCAATATTGCTCATCATAGACTGTCTCCTCCGAGACATCCGGTCGTCCTCAATACCTCTTCTCGCCGGCGGCGCCATGAACTTTCTGAATTTCGTCGGCCTGCTGCCGTTCCTTCCTCCATTTCCGCTACAGCTGCCAGCAATTCTCAACCT CCTAAAGATGGACATTACACGGTTGGTGATTTCATGACTAGAAAAGAGGATTTACATGTCGTTAAAGCTACAACATCCGTTGATGAAG CCCTTGATACTCTAGTTGAGAAACGAATAACTGGATTTCCTGTCATAGATGATGATTGGAACTTG GTTGGCGTGGTGTCTGATTATGATTTATTGGCACTTGATTCCATCTCAG GTGGTCCCCAAGGTGACACAAACTTGTTTCCAGATGTTGATAGTACTTGGAAG ACTTTTAATGAAATCCAGAAACTGTTGAACAAAACTAATGGGAAAGTTGTTGGTGACCTCATGACTCCAACTCCTCTTGCTGTTCGTGAACACACTAATCTTGAGGATGCTGCAAG GTTGTTGCTTGAAACAAAGTATCGTCGATTACCAGTGGTGGATGGTGATGGCAAACTG GTTGGAATTATTACAAGGGGGAATGTAGTTAGTGCTGCCCTTCAAATAAAACGTGCCATTGAGAAGATGCAGTGA